In a single window of the candidate division WOR-3 bacterium genome:
- the rpoB gene encoding DNA-directed RNA polymerase subunit beta, translated as MKVKDFSKLAQFLEIPDLLSIQLDSFREFLQYDKKPKERAKIGLEAILCENLNIPDLRKNYALEYVSYEIGVPKYTPDEAIEKMVSYTVPLKVKVRLIKKEKDSEKIKDIIEEEVFLCDLPYMTEKGTFIINGVERVVVNQLHRSPGIYFTREDNEYHALIIPYRGAWAEIIIGDNDILYIILDRRRRINLATFFQAMGYTYENVFRLFFDVKFDELQEGYVVAQQIVSENNFVLAEVGDRLTPELIKLLQAKGITKSWVVSENEVGSRILIKTIKSEKRMDKATAIKKIYTRMRNIVPHSIEIAENIILGMLFDPKRFNLGEVGRYKLTRRLGPEVSDKGDSFTKEDLILIIKKLISIKENRLPVDDIDHLANRRVRRVGELLENQMRATLQQLAQSIRDRCNYIDISRASPNDLINANIVANSVTKFFTQNQLSQFMEQTNPLTELIHKRRVSALGPGGLTKETAGFEVRDVHYSHYGRICPIETPEGPNIGLIATIATYAKIDRYGFIATPYWKVKDGVVQKKIEYLNPEDEEGKCIAQANSPLDENRRFIGPEVIARKQGDVITVSPEEVDYMDITPKQLFSPSTILIPFLEHDDADRALMGANMQRQAVPLLVPEKPLVATGVEGKFAQAANAVIVADDDGEVIKVDSETVVLATENGVKEFKLKKFVKSNQYTCLSFRPKVKPGQKVKRGELLADGPATDDGQLALGRNVLVAYIPWYGYNYEDAIIVSEDLIKNDTFTSIQILEFEIQARDTKLGPEEITRDLPGVSETELENLDEFGIVRIGAKVNPGDILVGRITPKGETEFTPEERLLRAIFGEKASNVRDTSLRVESGVSGVVIGRQILSNFSNHSPLNKYLEEERKRQIAQKYTLRKKFLQDRTAVRMFKILEGEKISRNLYDEKETLILKSGEYFTLNALKNVVRLKADKLRGILRCINDPEKFLEVKNILSEFEQDIKELQKAQKAELERALRGDELPKGVLQSVRIFIAQKRKLSVGDKMAGRHGNKGVVSKILPREDMPYLEDGTPVDIVLNPLGVPSRMNIGQILEAHLGWAARELGYQAITPVFEGATIDEIKEELKKAGLPESGKIKLYDGRTGLQFDNEVVVGCIYMMKLIHMVDDKIHARSIGRYSLITQQPLGGKAQFGGQRFGEMEVWALEAHGAANALQEMLTIKSDDVEGRSALYNALIKGENPPAPKIPAGFSVLVKELAGLCLELIPEKERR; from the coding sequence ATGAAAGTAAAAGATTTTAGTAAATTGGCACAATTTTTAGAAATTCCTGATTTACTTTCAATTCAACTAGATTCTTTCCGGGAATTTCTTCAATACGATAAAAAGCCCAAAGAACGAGCTAAAATAGGACTGGAAGCAATTCTATGTGAAAATCTTAACATCCCTGATTTACGTAAAAATTATGCATTAGAGTATGTTAGCTATGAAATAGGCGTTCCTAAATATACCCCCGATGAGGCCATTGAAAAAATGGTTTCCTATACTGTTCCTCTCAAAGTGAAAGTACGATTAATCAAGAAAGAAAAAGATTCGGAAAAAATAAAAGATATTATTGAAGAAGAGGTGTTTTTGTGTGATTTGCCGTACATGACCGAGAAAGGAACTTTCATTATAAACGGCGTTGAGCGTGTAGTTGTGAATCAGCTTCATCGGTCTCCCGGTATTTATTTTACCAGGGAAGACAACGAATACCACGCGTTGATAATTCCTTATCGGGGTGCATGGGCCGAAATTATTATTGGAGATAACGATATTTTATACATTATATTAGATCGACGACGTCGAATAAATTTGGCAACATTTTTCCAAGCGATGGGTTATACTTATGAGAATGTTTTCCGACTGTTTTTTGATGTAAAATTCGATGAATTACAAGAAGGCTATGTTGTAGCTCAACAGATTGTCAGCGAAAATAATTTTGTCTTAGCTGAAGTTGGTGACAGATTAACCCCGGAATTGATTAAGCTGTTACAAGCTAAAGGCATTACAAAAAGTTGGGTTGTAAGCGAGAACGAAGTCGGGAGCCGAATATTGATAAAAACGATTAAATCCGAAAAACGAATGGATAAAGCAACCGCGATTAAAAAGATTTATACAAGAATGCGAAATATCGTACCCCATTCTATAGAAATTGCAGAGAATATAATTCTTGGAATGCTTTTCGATCCCAAACGATTTAATTTAGGTGAGGTTGGAAGATATAAATTAACACGGCGGCTAGGACCGGAAGTAAGTGACAAAGGGGATAGTTTTACTAAAGAAGATTTAATTCTAATTATTAAGAAACTTATATCCATAAAGGAAAACAGACTTCCAGTAGACGATATTGATCATTTGGCCAATCGAAGAGTCAGGCGGGTTGGAGAACTTTTAGAAAACCAAATGAGGGCTACTTTACAGCAATTAGCACAAAGCATTCGCGATCGCTGCAATTATATTGATATTTCCCGAGCGTCGCCTAACGATCTAATTAATGCAAATATTGTTGCGAATTCGGTAACAAAGTTTTTTACGCAAAACCAATTGTCTCAATTTATGGAACAGACTAATCCTCTTACGGAACTTATCCATAAACGACGCGTTTCCGCATTAGGACCAGGTGGGCTTACCAAAGAAACCGCTGGGTTTGAAGTTAGGGACGTTCATTACTCTCATTATGGAAGAATCTGTCCGATTGAGACCCCAGAAGGACCTAATATAGGATTAATAGCAACGATTGCAACATATGCAAAAATTGATCGGTACGGCTTTATAGCCACACCTTACTGGAAAGTAAAGGATGGGGTTGTCCAGAAAAAAATAGAATATTTAAACCCAGAAGATGAAGAAGGTAAGTGTATCGCGCAAGCCAATTCGCCTCTTGACGAAAACCGGCGATTTATTGGACCCGAAGTGATCGCTCGCAAGCAGGGCGATGTAATTACAGTATCTCCCGAAGAAGTGGACTATATGGATATTACACCTAAACAATTGTTCTCGCCATCGACAATTTTGATACCATTTCTTGAACACGATGATGCTGATCGGGCATTAATGGGGGCAAATATGCAACGACAAGCAGTGCCACTTCTGGTACCGGAAAAGCCCCTAGTAGCCACGGGTGTTGAGGGCAAATTTGCTCAAGCAGCTAACGCGGTAATTGTAGCTGATGACGATGGAGAAGTTATCAAAGTTGATTCGGAAACGGTAGTTTTAGCAACTGAGAACGGCGTTAAGGAGTTTAAATTAAAAAAGTTTGTAAAATCTAACCAGTATACTTGCTTATCTTTTAGGCCTAAAGTAAAACCAGGTCAAAAGGTAAAAAGGGGAGAATTGTTAGCGGATGGTCCAGCTACTGACGACGGTCAATTAGCTTTAGGGCGTAATGTTCTTGTAGCTTACATTCCTTGGTACGGATACAATTATGAAGATGCAATAATAGTATCTGAAGACTTAATTAAAAATGACACATTCACTTCAATTCAAATTTTAGAATTTGAAATTCAAGCCCGTGACACAAAATTAGGGCCAGAAGAAATTACGCGGGATCTTCCCGGGGTATCTGAAACCGAACTAGAAAATCTTGATGAATTTGGTATTGTAAGAATTGGCGCTAAAGTTAATCCCGGTGATATTTTAGTAGGACGAATTACCCCTAAAGGGGAAACTGAATTTACACCAGAAGAACGGTTGTTACGCGCAATATTTGGTGAGAAAGCATCAAATGTTCGTGACACCTCATTGCGTGTTGAAAGTGGAGTAAGTGGAGTTGTAATCGGACGGCAAATATTATCAAACTTTTCCAATCATAGTCCATTGAATAAATATCTCGAAGAAGAACGCAAACGCCAGATTGCCCAAAAATATACACTCCGGAAAAAATTTTTGCAGGATCGGACAGCTGTAAGAATGTTTAAAATACTTGAAGGTGAAAAAATAAGCCGTAATCTATATGATGAAAAAGAAACCTTAATTTTGAAATCAGGCGAGTATTTTACTTTAAATGCGTTGAAGAATGTTGTTCGGCTTAAGGCTGATAAATTACGCGGCATTTTAAGGTGTATTAACGATCCTGAAAAATTTTTAGAAGTTAAAAACATTTTATCAGAATTCGAGCAGGATATAAAAGAATTACAAAAAGCGCAGAAGGCTGAGCTAGAACGCGCATTACGTGGCGATGAGTTACCTAAAGGGGTATTGCAATCTGTTCGAATTTTCATTGCACAAAAAAGGAAACTGTCCGTTGGTGACAAAATGGCCGGCCGCCATGGTAATAAGGGAGTAGTTAGTAAGATTCTTCCAAGAGAAGACATGCCCTATCTAGAAGATGGTACGCCGGTAGACATTGTGCTTAATCCGCTAGGTGTTCCTTCTCGTATGAATATCGGACAAATTTTAGAAGCACATTTAGGATGGGCAGCTCGGGAATTAGGATATCAAGCGATTACTCCAGTATTTGAGGGCGCTACAATTGATGAGATTAAGGAGGAACTAAAAAAAGCTGGCTTACCCGAAAGCGGAAAAATTAAACTTTATGACGGAAGAACCGGTTTACAGTTCGATAATGAAGTAGTTGTTGGTTGTATATATATGATGAAACTAATCCATATGGTAGACGATAAAATTCATGCGCGCTCAATAGGACGCTATTCTTTAATAACACAACAGCCGTTAGGCGGAAAAGCACAATTTGGTGGCCAGCGGTTTGGAGAAATGGAAGTTTGGGCTTTAGAAGCACATGGTGCCGCAAATGCATTGCAAGAAATGTTGACTATCAAGTCTGACGATGTGGAAGGCCGAAGTGCTCTTTATAATGCGCTAATTAAAGGAGAAAATCCACCAGCTCCTAAAATTCCCGCCGGTTTTTCTGTATTAGTAAAAGAATTGGCGGGTTTGTGTTTAGAACTAATACCCGAAAAGGAGCGAAGATGA
- the rplL gene encoding 50S ribosomal protein L7/L12, with the protein MSDEKNNIQSIINAISELKVVELAELISALKEKFGITGAAFVPSVAGMATQEQAAGSTAQEEAKTEYKVTLVSVGDKKIQVLKELRALTNLGLKEAKDLIDKAPAVIKEDATKEEAEKIKAKLEEVGAKVEIK; encoded by the coding sequence ATGAGCGACGAAAAAAACAATATTCAATCAATTATTAATGCAATTAGCGAATTAAAGGTTGTAGAGTTGGCTGAACTGATATCTGCATTAAAAGAAAAATTTGGAATAACTGGTGCTGCGTTTGTTCCAAGTGTGGCAGGTATGGCAACTCAGGAACAAGCTGCAGGTTCTACTGCTCAAGAAGAAGCAAAGACCGAATATAAAGTTACCCTAGTATCGGTCGGTGATAAAAAGATTCAGGTATTAAAGGAACTTCGTGCGCTTACAAATTTAGGTTTGAAAGAAGCTAAAGACTTGATTGATAAAGCGCCTGCGGTTATAAAAGAGGATGCAACCAAGGAAGAGGCTGAAAAAATAAAAGCAAAATTAGAAGAGGTGGGAGCAAAGGTAGAAATTAAATAA
- the rplJ gene encoding 50S ribosomal protein L10, translating into MVASEKFTIVDNLVGLLASAKAIYFTDLSKINANEISQLRGQSRAYNVKIKVVKNRLCQLALQRINITGTDHFLVGPTALFVSYEDPLIPIKLIKDFRSKNPQLQFKGAYIEGTVFEANQFEYLSKIPSKIELFGQLLGALQHLIIESVYSLEALLWQLVTSLEEIKNKKQAD; encoded by the coding sequence ATGGTGGCAAGTGAAAAATTTACTATTGTTGATAATTTAGTAGGCTTGTTGGCGTCGGCAAAAGCCATATACTTTACGGACTTAAGTAAAATTAACGCCAACGAAATTTCGCAGCTACGCGGACAAAGTCGTGCTTATAATGTGAAGATAAAAGTAGTGAAGAACCGATTATGTCAACTTGCACTTCAACGGATTAATATAACTGGAACGGATCATTTTCTTGTAGGTCCAACTGCCCTATTTGTTTCATATGAAGATCCTTTGATTCCTATAAAATTAATAAAGGATTTTCGATCAAAAAATCCCCAACTTCAATTTAAAGGGGCTTACATAGAAGGAACTGTTTTTGAGGCTAATCAATTTGAGTATTTATCTAAAATTCCTTCAAAAATCGAATTATTCGGACAGCTTCTTGGGGCACTGCAACACTTAATTATAGAAAGTGTTTACAGCCTAGAAGCACTGCTTTGGCAGTTAGTGACTAGTTTGGAAGAAATAAAAAACAAAAAACAGGCAGACTGA